The following coding sequences lie in one Paramisgurnus dabryanus chromosome 16, PD_genome_1.1, whole genome shotgun sequence genomic window:
- the fhl1a gene encoding four and a half LIM domains protein 1a — protein sequence MTFYRHSGPRSYTTSTMADRFDCFYCKDNLQGKKYINKDDKHVCVRCFDKLCANTCAECRRPIGVDAKELTHKNRHWHEGCFRCAKCSKSLANEQFAARDDGKVMCDKCGAREDSARCQACYKLVMPSSKNVEYKNKIWHEECFTCFECKQPIRSKTFLTKGDDMYCGPCHEKKFAKNCARCKEPITSGGISYQDKPWHAECFVCHTCKKPLAGARFTAHEDDFYCVNCYKADVAKKCSGCQNPITGFGRGTNVVNYEDKSWHEYCFNCKKCSLSMANKRFVIKGEHIYCTDCAKKL from the exons ATGACTTTCTACAGACACTCAG GTCCCCGCAGCTATACGACCTCCACTATGGCAGATCGCTTTGACTGCTTTTACTGCAAAGATAACCTGCAGGGTAAAAAATACATCAACAAAGATGATAAGCACGTGTGCGTGCGCTGCTTTGACAAACTCTGCGCCAACACCTGCGCTGAATGTCGCAGACCTATAGGCGTCGATGCAAAG GAGCTGACTCACAAGAACCGCCACTGGCACGAGGGCTGCTTCCGTTGCGCCAAATGCTCCAAGTCGCTGGCCAACGAGCAGTTTGCTGCCAGAGATGATGGAAAGGTCATGTGTGATAAATGCGGAGCTCGCGAGGACTCCGCGCGCTGCCAGGCCTGCTACAAATTGGTTATGCCAA GTTCTAAGAATGTGGAATACAAGAATAAAATCTGGCACGAAGAGTGTTTCACCTGCTTTGAATGCAAGCAGCCCATCCGCAGCAAGACCTTTTTGACTAAAGGTGATGATATGTACTGCGGTCCCTGCCACGAGAAGAAGTTTGCCAAGAACTGTGCCCGCTGTAAAGAG CCCATTACCTCAGGCGGGATTAGCTATCAGGATAAGCCCTGGCACGCTGAATGCTTTGTGTGCCACACATGCAAGAAGCCTCTGGCTGGAGCTCGTTTCACTGCCCATGAAGATGATTTCTACTGTGTGAACTGCTATAAGGCTGATGTGGCCAAAAAGTGCTCTGGATGTCAGAATCCCATTACag GGTTTGGGAGAGGGACCAACGTGGTGAACTATGAAGACAAGTCCTGGCATGAATACTGCTTTAACTGCAAAAAATGCTCTCTGTCCATGGCAAACAAGCGCTTTGTCATCAAAGGAGAGCACATCTACTGCACTGACTGCGCCAAAAAACTGTGA